One genomic region from Labeo rohita strain BAU-BD-2019 chromosome 7, IGBB_LRoh.1.0, whole genome shotgun sequence encodes:
- the orc6 gene encoding origin recognition complex subunit 6 encodes MDKELFRKLASKIGITAVKVLSQAEEYMRLSQVKCVGLGSVTATSKAIICLELAATSMKFPLDKEYAIKLSGLSPKVYSSNLKSMECMLGLQSNLGLRDLAVQYGCLEAVKVASQILQRYEISLPAAQQQDLDLSKPLFTTAALYAACKCMKIRTDRKLASSSGAKKGIFDRLCAQFQKFGQEICNEASSMEKPVKTVQKRQKTITEMLETQEDDENLSTSPKRERVEKTEEEETQNYEEWKRKILENALKAQTVDS; translated from the exons ATGGATAAAGAGTTATTTCGTAAGCTTGCTTCGAAGATTGGGATAACAGCTGTTAAAGTATTGAG TCAAGCAGAGGAATACATGCGACTGTCCCAAGTGAAATGTGTTGGACTGGGTTCTGTTACAGCCACCAGCAAGGCCATTATTTGCCTTGAGTTGGCAGCGACTTCAATGAAATTTCCTCTAGACAAG GAGTATGCCATCAAACTGTCTGGACTGAGTCCTAAGGTTTACTCCAGTAATCTGAAGTCTATGGAGTGCATGCTGGGCCTGCAGTCAAACCTGGGTCTCAGAGATCTTGCAGTGCAGTATGGGTGTTTGGAAGCGGTTAAAGTGGCCTCTCAGATCCTTCAGCG GTATGAGATCAGTTTGCCCGCAGCTCAGCAGCAAGACCTTGACCTATCAAAGCCTCTCTTTACCACAGCTGCTCTGTATGCCGCATGCAA GTGCATGAAAATCAGAACTGACAGGAAATTAGCCTCTTCATCTGGAGCAAAGAAGGGCATCTTTGATCGGCTGTGCGCACAGTTTCAGAAATTCGGACAGGAGATCTGCA ATGAGGCTTCATCTATGGAGAAACCAGTTAAAACTGTTcaaaagaggcagaagacaatcactgaaATGCTAGAAACACAAGAAGATG ATGAAAATCTTTCAACGTCCCCTAAGCGAGAGCGGGTTGAGAAGACTGAGGAGGAAGAGACACAAAATTATGAAGAGTGGAAAAGAAAAATCcttgaaaatgcattaaaagcccaGACGGTAGATTCTTGA